The genomic region TCTCCTTCCAAGAATTAAACTGGTTGATGTTTAGCTGTATTGCcatactatatatgtgtgtgtgtgtgtatgtgtgtgtgtgtgtatgtgtgtatgtgtgtgtgtgtgtgtgtgtgtgtgtattgctaTATTCCCCTTGTTCTCATCTATCCCTGGTGCAGGAATTAATTTAAACCCTCCCTCCTTCTCAGTttgtttatttctcattttactttGCAAATAACATGACCCTAGAATAAAAAGCTAAGAGGTCATAATTTGAGATAGGGATGAGATTGATATCAGTTCGATCTATCCTGGGTTATTGCTattaagggcatttgccttgctaaacCCCATATTTTGGGGGATCCACACACAgcggtgttcaggacttactcctgactctgtgctcagggaaccatatggagtgccaggatcaaacccaggttgataaggcaaacactttacctgctgtactatgactcctgTCCCCAAATTCCATCTTATGGGCCCAGCACGCTCCGCTGCGCTACTCTGCTATACCCccaaattctatttttgttaCAAGATTTCTCCAGTGTTACTATAGACTGTAAAACAATAGTGTACTCTAATtgtttttctagaattttctagCAGCAGCCAACAGATTTACTCCTACACTGACCAGCAAAATTAGGCTTCACAACCCCATAGTGCCCATACCAACATGCCTTATTGTACTCTGATAAGAAGAACCTAAGacttaggtccttttgtggttgGGTCCCAAGTGTGACAGGAGATGGAAACAGTGACAGACTAATACAGCTAGTAGCAAGCACCATGGTAgtttaaagagaaattttttcTAAAGTTGAAGGAGACCCAAAGGCATGACTGAAAGTTCGTTAAGTCTTCCTTGCCTAGCTAACACTCGAGCTAAGAAAAAGCTGAAATTGTAGTTGCTCACTGTTGATTTCATACTCCTCCAGCCACTGACCCCAGGTTTAGTTCTGAGTTCTGCATGTATGTGCCCTTGAGTAGTGGGGAGAGAGAGGACGTTAGCCTTGCTAACAAAGCTCATGTGGAATCTCTCAAGATTGTGATTTGGGGCTTTAATTTGCCACAGTCTTGTCTGATAAAGTGAGAAAGATAGAGGGAGCCAATAGGAGtacagaggaaggaaaaaaggaaaagctaAAATATTCTGGCTAGGACTATTAAAATTCCTATCctgaatatattttatcattattctcCCACATTATGTATGTTCATGTAAGCTGTAGATTCTCTCTtcactccttccccaccccccataATCATATACCAGATTCAGTGCCTAAAGACATAGTTAGCTGTCTTCCTACCTCCATCAAGTGTCCACATCCCAACTTCTTCACAGTGCTTAAGTGGAAATTCACCCAACTTGTCACTAATTACTGCCTAACCAACAGCTATCTGATCTTGAGGATAATTTGGATAACGCATTTATTACCTAGAGAAGTGGAGAGAACTATTCAACATTTCCTGACCAAGGGAGTCAGCCCCTTGcaatttataaatattcaattatttatataaatttatgagtGTATAAAGCATATaatgaattaaaatgttttcaaaaatagATTGGGAAAAATAGTACTTATTTCTACTTATTATTCTATATAATGTCTATATTCTATTAGGAATACATTGGGATAAATAAGTAGATAGCAATAAAATTCTTATCTAATTGTACTTGTCTCCtgaaaagtttttttgttgttgtttgttttgttttgtttttttgtttcacacccagcaacactcaggtgttactcctggctctgcactcagaagtcgctcctggaaggcacagggaaccatacgggatgctgggattcaaaccactgtttgtcctggattggctgcgtgcaagacaaacgccctaccactgtgctatctctccagcacctcctGAAAAGTATTAACTGAATTTAAAGGCAGAAGAACTCTGAATAGGaaccagagggatagtatagttggtaaggcatttgccttgcacaaacagctggcccaggttcaatccccaggacctcagatgtggcccaaacacaaaaagaacTCTGAATAAGGAAGGTCAAATGCATATGCAAATAATTCACAACATGCTGAGTTTGCAGATTTCCAGAGCAAAAATACTTACATTGCGAGATTGAGGCTGTTGATAAAGCATGAGTTTTACGTGTATAAAGCCCTTGGTTTGATTTcagcataaaacaaaaaatacctccTATTTTGAACATAAGATCTTTTATATGTTTTCCACTAGTCTTGTATTTACCTCCTAAATTCTGTGGTTTGGAgtcagggagggaggggaaaaagcttggttttggggtttagggatttttttgggtttttttttgttgttgattttttgctttttgggccacacccagcagtgctcaagagtcactcctggctatctgctcagaaatagctcctggcaggcacgggggactatatgggacaccaggattcgaaccaaccacctttggtcctggatcagctgcttgcaaggcaaacgcgttgtgctatctctccgggcccagggtttAAGTTTGATAATAAGAATATGATgataagggggccagagcgatagcacagcagtaaggcatttgccttgcatgcaactaacccagaagggacctcggttcaatccacacgtctcatatggtcccccaagccaggagcaatttatgagcgcatagccaggagtaacccctgagtgtcactgggtgtgccccccccaaaaaaaaaaaacaaaaaacaaacaacaaaaaaaaagatgaggaggagatatatattcttttttgttattttttgttttgggcccacacctggcagtgttaaggggttactcctggctctacactcagaaatcactcctggcaggcttggggaccatatgggttgctgggagttgaacccaggttggccacatgtaaggcaaataacctgctgtgctatcactccaactcagagatatatattatttggggggggggggttattgggtcacacttcgtggtgctcaggggttactcctggctctgctctcagaaatcattccaggtaGGCatgaaggggaccatatgggatgctgggaatcaaactgggtccattgttggccgcgtgcaaggcaaacacccaaccactgtgctattgctcagagatatatattctttttgtgtgtgtgtgtgtttagttggttggttttttggttcacatccagtgatgctcagggattacacctggctatgtgctcagaaatcgtttctggcttgggagaccatatgggatgctgggggattgaaccaaggtccatcctaggatagcgcatgcaaggcaaatgccctaccacttgagccaccgctccagccccgagaTATATATTCTTGACAACCTCAGAACAGACCATGGTatagggatcacatctggcaatgctcagaggttgttattcctggctgtgctcaggaaaccatataggatgtcaagaAACAAACCCAGTttactgcttgcaaagcaaatgccttacctactgtattatcgtTCCCTTTTAGAGCTGTTTTTGATCCTCAACAGCAGTGATCTTAACAGCAGTGTTAAGTAGCTATAACAAAAcccacaagtttaattttttgttttgttttctgaccaTACCAgggagtgttcaggggttactcctggctctacactcaggaaacattcctgatggtgctcaggaaaccatgagatactggaaatcaaacccaggttggctgcacacaagacaatcatcttgcctgctatactatctctctagcccacaaGCTTAATATACTTAAGCCCTTTacatggggagagaaaggagccAACCCCAGTTCTAATACTGTGATGAAGGTAAAAATCTggaaatggggcctggagagatagtgcagcggcgtttgccttgcaagcagccgatccaggaccaaaggtggttggttcgaatcccagtgtcccatatggtccccggtgcctgccaggagctatttctgagcagacagccaggagtgacccctgagcactgctgggtgtggcccaaacaccaaaaaaaaaaaaaaaatctggaaatgaaGCACAACAGGTAAACAGTATCTATATTGGAGCTATAGCTTTGACACCGTAAGTCCCCACCTGGTTTCTCTCACTAACAGTTACAGAATAAGTCACTGAGGACCATTTCAAAGCTTCTGTGGAACTAGGCAGGATATAAATCAGGTCACTAAATAGCAAAGGAATAGAGGAAATTCATAtggtgaagctggagagatagtatagcaggcaaggtgcttgccttcatgTGACTAACTAGGGTTCAATTCCAAGAACTCCataatgttccctgagcctgccaggaataaatcctgatagcagaaccaggaataaataagCCCTGCAAGATCTGGAGGACAAGGTGGAAGAGGAGAAGGGGGTGAAAATAGAAGATGATACTAATTCACCTGGAAAGGAAGTCCATGTACTAGAATACCAAGTGTAGCAGAAATAACACCATCTGCAGCCACCAATTtagttacttcatttattttagttacaAACAATAACCAAGAACAAGTCTCAGTACAATAAATTATCCAGCCCATCCCTCCtgctgaaagaaaggaaaatagtcTCAAAGAAGCAGGTGAAATTCTTCCTTTGTAAGTTCTCCTTTAATATCTGAATGGAGGTAGAACGtttctggcatctgagtttcagacAGGTTCTGCACAAATGACTGCATATGGGGGAGAACCCCCTCCAACTTTATGCTATCCCCCAAGAAAAAACTCCCTTCTATTGTCTTTTATTACCCAATGAGAAAGTGCTTATCAGATATGGATCTTACAGATCACCAGATATCTGGGACTCcctcaaagaaaaagaatggtcAAACTAGAGGCACTCATCAACCAAAATGAATAGGATCAGTGGATCAGCATGAAAGAGACTGAAGGTCCTGATGAGGGTAACAAGACAGTGCATTTCATCTTATCCATTCAGATGTTTTAGGAGCAAAAGGGGTGGGGGCAGGGATGtgactcagcagtagagcacttgctttgcaggtgtAAGGTTCTGTGTTCAATTgctaggagggagagagggagaggaaggaaggaaaggaaggaaggaaggaaggaaggaaggaaggaaggaaggaaggaaggaaggaaggaaggaaggaaggaaggaaggaaggaaggaaggaaaggaaggaaggaaggaaggaaggaaggaaggaaggaaggaaggaaggaaggaaggaaggaaggaaggaaggaaggaaggaagggagggagggagggagggagggaaggaaggaagggagagagagaaggagagaaggaagggagggagggaggagggagggaaggtgggaaggaagggagggaggaaggagggagggaaggaaggagttagtatagtgggtatactttgccttgcacaaagccaacctgggtttgatcaccagcactacatatggtcctgtgagtactgccaggagtgatccctgagtgcagagccaggggtagtcCTTAAGCACAGACAGGTGTGGGATAGAGAAGAAAGGGCAGGGGAcgaatgagaaagaaagacaagaagaagAGATGGATAGAAAGTACAAGGGGATAAGGCCTTGAGTGTAGTCAACCTCCAGCATgaatatggtctccctagcactgccagaaagTCTCCCCTGgtaacagagtcaggaatagcccctgagcactgcagggtatgccCTGGGCAGGGATGGGGGGAGCCAGAGGGATGTCAGCTTCCTTCCAGGTCCTCTTCCTGAGGAATAGGCTTCACATCACAGACTGCCCGATCTCTGCCACCACCTGCAAAGCTGTTTCCAGATAAATATTTTGAAGTTCCAGTTCCTAAGATTGACCCTGAATGGAAATCAGAGCAGCAGGCTGAAAGGTGGCCCTCCTCCCCATTTCCACCTTGAGGCGCCCCCTCACTTACAAACGTTGACCCACTCTGACACCTTGCACTCATCACACAGCACATAGCAGCACCAGTGGAAGCGGCAATGACAGCGCTCAACTCGTGTCTGTTGGAGCACATTGTGCCCACGGCCACAACACAGGCTGCCACAGCCATCCAGCAAGAGACTTGTCTTGTTGCAGGCCCGGCCGCTAGTGCCTGGGGAACCCACTGTGGGGTCTCGCTCACAGAAGTCAGGAGACTTCTCAAAATAGACCAGCTCTCCTGAAAGGCGACGGGGACGCAGGCGGGGTTGGAAGGCCCCAGAGTTTCGATTGTGGGTATCGATGAAGATGGCCCGGCCCAGCCGCTCTCTCAGCGCTGCTCCCACAGCCCGGAACTCTGGGGCCGCTCTCCAGCAGGTCTTAAACTGGCAGCTGCCTGATGTGCCATGGCACTTGCATTTTCGCTTCAGGTTCTCAGTGACCACCTAGAGCATGAGAAAGGGAAGAGCTTCGAGGCAGGGCAGCGAAAGAGCTGAGCCCTATAGTACTGGCGGGGGCATTAACGGGAGATAGACATCAGGGCCAGAATGGCCAAGGGAGAGCAAAAGAGCTGGAGCACCAGAGTCTGCCTGATAGACCAACTCCCTCATTTTCAGTTCAGAGAACTGAAGCCAGAGCTCAGTTCATCTTCAGACAAGAGAACTGAGCTGGTAAAGAGTTGATTTGAGACTCAACTTCAGTTGTCCTGACTCCATCACTTTCCAGAGTGAACATTGCTAAAATGAGGGATTTGTCCCAGAGCATCCCAAAATTCTATAAGGAAGGCAGATGCAATAGTAGCTCTTCTGTAGTCAGCTCTTACCAAGGCTATGATACTGCTGAGTGTGCTATTTGCCCACTTACTCAATGTCAGGCAGAAACTATTAGTctctttacagatgcaaaactgTGTGTGGAGTAATTTGCCTGATGACACCTAGGTGGTAAGCAGGGACCCTCCAATGCTCTTCCACTTAGCTCTCCAGCCAGATTTTGAAAGCTAGAGAAACCCAGAACAAGTACACACGTACCTGGCGCCCCACTCTGTTGTTGTGGATTCGCATTCGTGCCTGGATGTCCCGGGGAGCTTCCCTGGAATCCAAGAAATCCCGAGAGAACTTCTCTCCAAAGTCCATGTCATGGTTACAGCCACCCCATTCCCATGTGTCCTGAGGGCCAGGGCTAGAGCCAGAGCCAGACCCTGGGCTGGACAGGGAGTGGGAGAAACTCTTTCCTCGAGACAATGCCTGAAGCTGCAGCAACTTGGCTCTCAATCGGTCCTGCTCACCACTGCCCTTCCAGCCACAGCCACAGCTCACCAACTTCCCCAGACTGCAGGCCGTGGCCACTGCATGCATGACCCCAGCAGCCAGCATGGAGAAGGAAAAAGCACTCTCACGGAAGCCTGGGGACGAAAAGGGGGCGAAGATGGTGGAGTTAAGGTTGAGGTTGacaagcagaaggaaataaacaaTAATCCTCCAATACCAAAGGCTGCTGATTGCCTACATTGACTTTACCAGCTGAGTAATTCAGGAGAAAGtctggaaagaagagaaagtgagTCTTGTCTCCTAATCTAGTAAGGGAGAGGCTGAAGAGACAAAGTATGGAGGCCCATTCTCACCTGCTAAATCTGGGTTGTTCAGGTGGGAATGAAAGAGCTAGCCTGGAGGGGAAGCCCCTGGGGGTAGAAGGGTGTGACTATGAGGGAGTCCTGAGGTCTTTGAAGATGCGTCTACATTTGAAAGCCTCAGAAATTCCCCAGCCCTGCAGGGTACTTGGGTGGGGTGAAGCAAAGGCatttggggttcttttttttttttaacccaactTTCCCTTTAgggttattttattgtttttgtattttgggccacactccacagtgctcaggagttactcctgactctgtactcagaaattactcctggcaggctcggggaccatatagaatgccagggatcaaacccaggtcaacctcatgcaaggcaaatgccctacccgctgtgctatagctccaatgTCTTCAGAGTTATTTTAATCAGTCTCTCAACCACTGGAGTTGCAGAATTGTCCTTCCCCTTTCCAGTTTCTAGCTGTATGCTTGCCCTTCAAAACTGCCCTTTATGTTTATCTTAACCTACTCTATAAAACCCTGACAGGGGGAGCAAGATGCGGGCAATTTTTCCCTAAGGCCCCCTTAAATGTTGGCTTCTTTGTTAAGTTTAGGGTGTGTGTCACTGAAGCTCAGGATGTCAACCTTAGGTAGACATTCCCCCTGGCTTCGGTAGACATGTTTCTTATAGAGCTATCCAAACCTTCGCCTGTACCAGACCCTGTGGGGAAGGAGAGGGTCCCTCACTGGCTTTTAGGCAAGGCTCTTCGGAACCTAGAAAAGATGAAAGGCAGTACCTCCTTAGAGGCCAGGTCTCTCCCACCCCAAGATGCAAGGCTCTGGGCCCATCCTCCTGATCCCCCCCCAACCCAGCCTCCAGGGGTGAAGCTGTTTGCACACGTCTTGGGAATTCCCCTGTAGATGGCAGCTGCCTATTAACCCTATAGTCCCCACAGTCCTACCCACCTCCCAGAGTGGAGCCCAAGATGGGAGCAAATGCTGGCATGGCCTGGCAAGAGGCAGGGTTGCTTCCCAGACCAGACCAAGCCTCCTAGACCAGGCCGGCACTGACCTGTTTGGGGGCTTCTACAGTCCTTCCTCACCTGCTCAGGTGAGAGTCACCTGGGGCCCCCACAGCACAGAGAAGGGGGCTGCTCCCCAGCTTCAAAGCCATCAGGGTCTTTGTTCCCAGCTTTGGCAGTTGGGAACCCCGGCAATTAGGGGGGTAGGTTTAACCCTTAAACGGTTGGGGGTATCACCCCACCCCCGCTGAGGCTCTGGGGACACCAGTCTGGGCTTGTCCCTAAGAGTGGGAGAGAGAATTTGGAGAAGGACTGGAGAGGGGGCTTTTGAAGCTTTCGGGGCTGGGGGCATCTCGCTCACAGGTGCAACCCGGAACAAACGGGCACAGGCAGGAAAGGGGGGCCCACGGGGAGAGCCCCAGCTGGCTTGCCGGCAGCACGAAGGGGAGACAGAAAAGGGCGCAGGGTGCAGACAGGTGAGCAGCGACAGTCCTCGGGGAGGCGGGGTGGGGGTGTTCCCGGGAGGCCCCCCAACCCGGCCGGGCTCACCGCGCTTGAGGATGGCGCTGTGGTGCGGCAAGCGGCCGCCGCTCTCGAGCGCGGAGCAGTTCCAGCGCTGGTCGCGGAGCTGGTGCTGACACTCGTGGACAGCGATGTGCAGGCCCTGGAGCGCCGAGGCCGTCACGTCGGGGCTGCGCAGGCAAAGGCCCAGCTGCCGCTTGCTCAGGCCCGACAGCGTCAGACACACGGTGTTGGCGGTCAGCGGCGGTTCTCCGGGCAGCTTCAGGCCCAGAATCTCATTGCTGAGGGCTCTAGGGACCGAGAGGGCGTTGTTGAAGGGTCTGTGGTCCACACCTGGCACCCTCCCACCGCGTCGGCGCGTTCGCTTTCTGGGCTTGGGGGGAAAGACTTTGCTCACCGACTGCACAGCGCCAGGAACAGGAGCCCCGCGAGGCCCGAGGGTGGAGGCC from Suncus etruscus isolate mSunEtr1 chromosome 11, mSunEtr1.pri.cur, whole genome shotgun sequence harbors:
- the WNT10B gene encoding protein Wnt-10b: MPLLEEPRPWPPPSGLAGLLFLALCSRALSNEILGLKLPGEPPLTANTVCLTLSGLSKRQLGLCLRSPDVTASALQGLHIAVHECQHQLRDQRWNCSALESGGRLPHHSAILKRGFRESAFSFSMLAAGVMHAVATACSLGKLVSCGCGWKGSGEQDRLRAKLLQLQALSRGKSFSHSLSSPGSGSGSSPGPQDTWEWGGCNHDMDFGEKFSRDFLDSREAPRDIQARMRIHNNRVGRQVVTENLKRKCKCHGTSGSCQFKTCWRAAPEFRAVGAALRERLGRAIFIDTHNRNSGAFQPRLRPRRLSGELVYFEKSPDFCERDPTVGSPGTSGRACNKTSLLLDGCGSLCCGRGHNVLQQTRVERCHCRFHWCCYVLCDECKVSEWVNVCK